Proteins encoded together in one Marispirochaeta sp. window:
- a CDS encoding PTS sugar transporter subunit IIA, with protein MHLNTLISPDSVLLLKETKKAEAIARLVSTVPESAADLPREEIQEKLLAREELMSTGIGLGLGIPHIRAAGIKTPVLRVGVQSLGISDYESIDGLPVKILFMILLKEDQQREHVALLSEIVSLMKIEQLRIQLSAVSTSAQGYRLLHEHLNGMTG; from the coding sequence ATGCATTTAAATACATTAATTTCCCCCGACTCGGTTCTCCTGCTTAAAGAGACAAAAAAGGCCGAGGCAATTGCCAGACTTGTATCCACGGTACCTGAATCTGCTGCTGATTTGCCTCGGGAGGAGATTCAGGAAAAGCTCCTTGCCAGGGAAGAGCTTATGAGCACAGGCATTGGTCTGGGACTGGGGATTCCCCATATCCGGGCGGCGGGGATCAAGACGCCGGTACTGCGGGTAGGTGTGCAGTCCCTGGGCATCTCCGACTATGAGTCCATTGACGGATTACCGGTAAAAATCCTCTTTATGATCCTTTTAAAAGAAGACCAGCAGCGGGAACATGTAGCCTTATTGTCCGAGATCGTCTCCCTGATGAAAATAGAACAGCTGCGAATCCAGCTGTCAGCGGTTTCCACTTCGGCTCAAGGGTACAGGCTGCTGCATGAGCATCTGAACGGAATGACAGGGTAA
- a CDS encoding cation:proton antiporter, producing the protein MKILELINGSMQIEELNALLFVGIALFGGTIGGRLFQKIRVPQVVGYILIGLALGESGLGFLSSLTLDRFQAINYFALGLISFSLGGELKFSTLKKNGRQFTYILFLEAFAAFLLVSLAVFMPLRFLFADSIALAVSLLLGSIAAATAAAGTTDVLREYRARGIVTSTLMGIIALDDILALFLFTILAGVAAPFLGFGGDNILISLIYPLYETLGAVALGLVAGSVLIWLLKKYTEEERIFVFALGAILLVLGASIFLDVDMLMTAMIMGAVFVNRAPRKSLVVFNLIEKFSTPIYVLFFVFVGASLKFASLSPAILLIIAVFIITRFLGKTIGVRLGGRLAGAPKKLRKYLPYCLLSQSGVAVGLAIVAAQRFPGAVGETILIVITTSTFVLQLTGPALIKYAIDGAEETGKNISEEVLKERLKLAEMLDPQGAVIKDGAPIGEVIRRFAETSFSELCVVGKDDRLIGVISFDNLKTVLISPELNHFLLAVDIMSPLPVVVTPEISLREAEKRMRKSGVEYIAAVDGEGRFKGLAEQRGIESFARRNFLALQQE; encoded by the coding sequence ATGAAGATTCTGGAACTGATTAACGGAAGCATGCAGATTGAGGAATTGAATGCCCTGCTTTTTGTCGGCATTGCTCTCTTCGGCGGGACAATAGGAGGACGGCTGTTTCAGAAGATCAGGGTCCCCCAGGTGGTAGGTTACATTCTAATTGGTCTGGCTTTAGGCGAGTCCGGTCTGGGCTTTCTTTCTTCCCTTACGCTGGATCGATTTCAGGCAATAAACTATTTTGCCCTTGGACTGATCAGCTTCAGCCTTGGTGGGGAGCTCAAATTTTCCACCCTGAAAAAGAATGGCCGCCAGTTTACCTATATTCTGTTTCTGGAGGCCTTTGCTGCTTTTTTGCTGGTGAGTCTGGCGGTTTTTATGCCCCTGCGGTTTCTTTTCGCCGATTCCATCGCCCTGGCAGTCAGTCTGCTTCTAGGCAGTATCGCCGCTGCCACCGCAGCCGCGGGAACAACGGATGTTCTGCGGGAATACCGTGCCCGGGGAATAGTAACCTCCACACTGATGGGCATCATTGCGCTGGATGATATTCTTGCTCTGTTTCTGTTTACCATCCTTGCTGGAGTAGCGGCACCTTTTCTGGGTTTCGGCGGAGACAATATTCTGATTTCCCTTATATATCCCCTTTATGAGACCTTAGGCGCTGTGGCTCTCGGGCTGGTTGCGGGTTCAGTATTGATCTGGCTGCTGAAAAAGTACACCGAAGAAGAGAGGATCTTTGTCTTTGCCCTGGGGGCCATTCTGCTGGTCCTGGGAGCATCCATCTTTCTTGATGTGGATATGCTGATGACGGCCATGATTATGGGAGCGGTCTTCGTAAACAGGGCCCCCCGCAAGAGCCTTGTTGTCTTCAATCTGATAGAGAAGTTTTCCACTCCGATCTACGTGCTCTTTTTTGTCTTTGTAGGAGCTTCCCTGAAGTTCGCCAGTCTTTCCCCCGCGATTCTGCTTATAATTGCTGTTTTTATCATTACCCGTTTTCTGGGCAAGACCATAGGAGTGCGCCTTGGCGGCCGGCTTGCGGGAGCACCGAAAAAGCTTCGCAAGTACCTGCCGTACTGTCTGCTCAGTCAGTCCGGAGTGGCTGTGGGGCTCGCGATCGTCGCGGCTCAGCGTTTTCCCGGCGCTGTGGGGGAGACGATTCTTATCGTGATTACCACCTCCACCTTTGTTCTGCAGCTGACAGGCCCTGCTCTTATTAAATATGCCATTGACGGCGCGGAGGAGACGGGAAAGAACATCAGCGAGGAGGTACTCAAAGAGCGGCTTAAACTCGCCGAGATGCTGGATCCGCAGGGGGCTGTTATTAAAGACGGCGCACCCATCGGTGAGGTCATCAGGCGCTTTGCCGAGACCTCCTTCAGCGAACTGTGTGTGGTGGGCAAAGATGACCGGCTTATCGGGGTAATAAGCTTTGACAACCTTAAAACAGTGCTGATATCACCGGAATTAAATCACTTCCTGCTGGCGGTGGATATTATGAGTCCTCTTCCTGTTGTGGTGACGCCGGAGATCAGTCTGCGGGAGGCGGAGAAGCGGATGCGGAAAAGCGGTGTCGAGTATATTGCTGCAGTTGACGGGGAGGGCAGGTTTAAAGGGCTCGCGGAGCAGAGGGGTATCGAAAGTTTTGCCCGGCGGAATTTTCTGGCTCTGCAGCAGGAATAG